AATGTGTTCCTATTAGTTTGAAGACGAGAAATGAATTAATCATACAAATCAAACAGCAGGCTGTCAAGATTAATGAAATAAGAAACAAGATTGATAAGTTATCAAATGACATCAACATTATAGACCAGATTACATAgaatatatacatatatacGTGCGTGTGTAGGTGCGTGTCTTCACACTTACGTACCAAAGTGCATTAATGATTTACTAGAATCATTTATTAAGAAAATGTTTATCTACTGTATTGCTACCAACGTTGATAATTCTAGGGCAACCATCCTTATCCTTCTCTAACTTGCAGCACTCGAAGCAGTAAAACGCCTCATGATGTGCTAGATTTGATCCACAAGTGATGCATGAGTAGGACTGCTTACCAAACGAACATGTCTGGCATATCCTaactcttttcttcagcCTGATTGTATTATCGTCTATGAAGGAATCGCAAATGGGACATTTACCATCACATTTATCACACAACAGTCCTATTTGCGTTCCAGGCTGTTTCATGCACATAACTAAGTCAAACTGGTGTCTGGACATGGTGGCAAATCTGCTTATTGTAATGTTCTAGCTACTCGATGGGCCAAGAATAGACTATTtcttgcaattttttttcttagttTCAAGATTTATATAGTGCGAAACACTAATACGATGAGTGCAGTACTCTAAAAGATGTTTATGGTATTCCTTTCTACTAAGAGAGTAGCATAGGGGAAGGCAGAGTTGTCTGATTTTTGGCATTTCgataagaagaattttcaaGACGTAAGATTTCTTCAGAGATTCGGAAGTGCCACACAAGCTATGCCATTTCCTGGTGAGATAGACAATACGGTATCGTTTctaatttgatttatatatgtagTCTCTtgttaattta
This is a stretch of genomic DNA from Kazachstania africana CBS 2517 chromosome 8, complete genome. It encodes these proteins:
- the RDS3 gene encoding U2 snRNP complex subunit RDS3 (similar to Saccharomyces cerevisiae RDS3 (YPR094W); ancestral locus Anc_3.406) encodes the protein MSRHQFDLVMCMKQPGTQIGLLCDKCDGKCPICDSFIDDNTIRLKKRVRICQTCSFGKQSYSCITCGSNLAHHEAFYCFECCKLEKDKDGCPRIINVGSNTVDKHFLNK